A single window of Salmo trutta unplaced genomic scaffold, fSalTru1.1, whole genome shotgun sequence DNA harbors:
- the LOC115186735 gene encoding tropomyosin-1, translating into MQTHTLVEVPTDLGHKGHHGKAGMTKRYQEERETEEEEERGSFCKKMKMQIIKVEGDSSEENSKELLRRIYELEENNRNIYKELKKENSELKTTSEDLRQENSELKKTSEDWKQQNSELKKTSEDLKQKNSELKKTSKDLKQKNSELKKTSKDLKQKNSELKKTSKDLKQKNSELKKTSEDLKQKNSELKKTSKDLKQKNSELEKDLEQNNEQDKSCCIS; encoded by the exons ATGCAGACACACACCCTGGTTGAGGTCCCTACAGACTTGGGACACAAAGGCCACCATGGCAAAGCTGGAATGACAAAGAGATATCAAGAG GAAAGggagactgaggaggaggaggaaagggggagcTTCTGTAAAAAGATGAAGATGCAAATTATTAAAGTGGAAGGAGATTCTTCTGAGGAGAACTCTAAAGAACTGTTGAGGAGGATATATGAGCTAGAGGAAAATAACAGAAACATCTATAAAGAATTGAAGAAGGAGAACTCAGAACTAAAGACAACTTCTGAAGACCTGAGGCAGGAAAACTCAGAACTAAAGAAAACGTCTGAGGACTGGAAGCAGCAGAACTCAGAACTAAAGAAAACATCTGAAGACTTGAAGCAGAAGAACTCAGAACTAAAGAAAACATCTAAAGACTTGAAGCAGAAGAACTCAGAACTAAAGAAAACATCTAAAGACTTGAAGCAGAAGAACTCAGAACTAAAGAAAACATCTAAAGACTTGAAGCAGAAGAACTCAGAACTAAAGAAAACATCTGAAGACTTGAAGCAGAAGAACTCAGAACTAAAGAAAACATCTAAAGACTTGAAGCAGAAGAACTCAGAACTAGAGAAAGACTTGGAGCAGAATAATGAACAGGACAAGTCATGTTGTATAAGTTAA